In the Xiamenia xianingshaonis genome, one interval contains:
- a CDS encoding potassium channel family protein — MYIVIAGGGKIGEYLASVLLESGNDVAVIEESLETADRLSVVLQGRYLVIHGDGCDSKYQEDAGIRRADVFVATTGQDDDNLVSCEIAMRVFNVPRCIARVNSPKNLRIFREVGIECVSSTTLISNLIEEETMMGSVSVASSLTHSNVVLAEVTVGRMRHHSNDDGVRVWDVDMPEGSIIFAVSPSDDDNIEVVGSETYLFPGDTAIIAADAASMDAARSVFRGL, encoded by the coding sequence ATGTACATCGTCATTGCGGGCGGCGGCAAGATCGGCGAATACCTGGCGTCGGTGCTGTTGGAAAGCGGCAACGACGTGGCCGTCATCGAAGAGTCGCTTGAGACCGCCGACCGGCTGTCGGTCGTGCTGCAAGGGCGCTACCTGGTCATTCACGGCGACGGCTGCGACTCGAAGTACCAGGAGGACGCCGGCATTCGGCGGGCCGACGTGTTCGTGGCCACCACGGGCCAAGACGACGACAACCTGGTGTCGTGCGAAATCGCGATGCGCGTGTTCAACGTGCCCCGCTGCATCGCGCGCGTGAACAGCCCGAAGAACCTGCGCATCTTCCGCGAAGTCGGCATCGAATGCGTGTCGTCCACCACGCTCATCTCCAACCTCATCGAAGAGGAAACCATGATGGGATCGGTCAGCGTTGCATCGTCGCTGACCCACAGCAACGTGGTGCTGGCCGAGGTAACCGTCGGGCGCATGCGCCACCATTCCAACGACGACGGGGTGCGCGTGTGGGACGTCGACATGCCCGAAGGCAGCATCATCTTCGCCGTCTCTCCCAGCGACGACGACAACATCGAGGTTGTGGGGTCGGAAACGTATTTGTTCCCCGGCGACACCGCCATCATCGCCGCCGATGCGGCCAGCATGGACGCTGCCCGATCGGTTTTTCGGGGGCTGTAG
- a CDS encoding CMP-2-keto-3-deoxyoctulosonic acid synthetase, translating to MPKKRRVPSPYTGVVALVVGVASFGLAGVLGFSIASAGADMQVAGQPVGLDVEAAHIQQAKSQAAAYMFTGQASEAQGEEGLAEPVSIESAAPRDISAGIEAIEAQEEADRVAAEEQARATELLRIANAQKARAAQEEQSASEPVTATPMSELEPVDWSVGRDAFIAEWTERIDAYLAGTNLAGYGRTFATAAWDNSIDPRWSPAISNTESSNGKQCFLPFNAWGWGDHGWTNWEDAIVEHVSGLSAGYGYSLTLANAYKYCPPNYERWYYHTLGQMALI from the coding sequence GTGCCGAAGAAACGCCGCGTGCCATCGCCTTATACGGGGGTCGTCGCCCTTGTGGTGGGCGTCGCATCGTTCGGGCTTGCCGGCGTGCTGGGCTTCAGCATCGCATCGGCCGGGGCCGACATGCAGGTCGCCGGCCAGCCGGTCGGCCTTGACGTGGAAGCGGCCCACATCCAGCAGGCGAAGTCCCAAGCGGCCGCCTACATGTTCACCGGGCAGGCCAGCGAAGCGCAAGGCGAAGAGGGGCTTGCCGAACCCGTTTCCATCGAAAGCGCCGCTCCGCGCGACATTTCCGCCGGCATCGAAGCCATCGAAGCGCAGGAAGAGGCCGACCGCGTCGCCGCCGAAGAGCAGGCGCGTGCGACGGAGCTTCTGCGCATCGCCAACGCACAGAAGGCCCGGGCGGCCCAGGAAGAGCAGTCGGCGTCGGAGCCGGTGACGGCCACGCCCATGAGCGAGCTTGAGCCCGTCGACTGGTCAGTGGGCCGCGACGCGTTCATCGCCGAGTGGACAGAGCGCATCGATGCGTACCTGGCCGGCACGAACCTGGCCGGCTATGGGCGCACGTTCGCCACCGCAGCGTGGGACAACTCCATCGATCCGCGCTGGTCACCCGCCATTTCCAACACCGAAAGCAGCAACGGCAAGCAGTGCTTTTTGCCGTTCAACGCCTGGGGCTGGGGCGATCATGGCTGGACCAACTGGGAAGACGCCATCGTCGAGCACGTTTCCGGCCTGTCCGCCGGCTACGGCTATTCCCTTACGCTGGCCAACGCCTACAAGTATTGCCCGCCCAACTACGAGCGCTGGTATTACCACACCCTCGGGCAGATGGCTCTCATTTAG
- the trhA gene encoding PAQR family membrane homeostasis protein TrhA, translated as MTSSDPARPKVPPVGTTPHSWLPSQFKDLDFELVKQHKNDPAQTPANEERKRRSIREYTLGEEIFNSITHGVGVLLAMAAIPILVVHAVRDGGGVYLAAALIYTLTMLLEYVMSTLYHAISARRAKRVFKVLDHSCIYLFIAGSYTPFCLITLAPYGGLWLFAFVWAVSLAGVATEAFWVFRPRWIAAVLYLLIGWSIVGFLPTLVVALPQPALWLLVAGGVAYSIGCVFYVLKKIPYMHSLFHLWVLAGSVLQFLAVALYVI; from the coding sequence ATGACCTCGTCCGATCCTGCTCGGCCCAAAGTGCCGCCCGTTGGCACAACGCCGCATTCGTGGCTGCCGTCCCAGTTCAAAGACCTCGACTTTGAGCTGGTCAAGCAGCACAAGAACGACCCCGCCCAAACCCCGGCCAACGAAGAGCGCAAGCGCCGCTCCATCCGCGAATACACACTTGGCGAGGAAATCTTCAACTCGATCACCCACGGCGTGGGGGTGCTGCTCGCCATGGCGGCCATTCCCATCCTCGTCGTGCATGCCGTGCGCGACGGTGGAGGCGTCTATCTGGCGGCGGCGCTCATCTACACGCTCACGATGCTGCTGGAATACGTCATGTCCACGCTGTACCACGCCATTTCGGCCCGTCGGGCCAAGCGCGTGTTCAAGGTGCTCGACCACAGCTGCATCTACCTGTTCATCGCGGGCTCGTATACGCCGTTTTGCCTGATCACGCTTGCCCCGTACGGCGGCTTGTGGCTGTTTGCGTTCGTGTGGGCCGTCTCGCTCGCCGGTGTGGCCACCGAGGCCTTCTGGGTCTTTCGTCCGCGCTGGATCGCGGCGGTGCTCTATCTGCTCATCGGCTGGTCCATCGTGGGATTTCTGCCCACGCTCGTCGTCGCGCTGCCGCAGCCGGCGCTTTGGCTGCTCGTGGCCGGCGGCGTCGCGTATTCCATCGGCTGCGTCTTCTACGTGCTCAAGAAAATTCCCTATATGCATTCGCTCTTTCATTTGTGGGTGCTGGCGGGAAGTGTGCTACAGTTTTTGGCCGTCGCGCTCTACGTCATTTGA
- a CDS encoding diphosphate--fructose-6-phosphate 1-phosphotransferase encodes MSNCLVAQSGGPTAVINDTLAGVIRANQLNPLYDKVYGGLHGIEGTLAGKLYDLTSLPYWELQLLRQSPSSALGTCRYKMKRGDDADYHRLIDVMDAHDIDTMFYIGGNDSMDTVDALSSWAAENAPGKRFIGIPKTVDNDLMLVDHCPGFPSAAKLANQITHATRLDYDAYTRPEVFVLETMGRDAGWLAASCCLTGDVDLLVLPETVFDKDKFLAEVQKKMDETGACYIVVSEGIRDAEGNYVSAGAASHDGFSHAVLGGAAMAVKTLIVESGIVPRGVVQDLSRAARSSNFAQSLVDCTEAYELGLSAHMHSADPNFNGMVVGVKRAPNAEYDKYDAVYFTVPAKDLANYVRTFPQEWILPDYQGITEEAKDYFRPLVQGEPLLSYDKNGVPETIRPFNLR; translated from the coding sequence ATGTCCAACTGCCTCGTGGCCCAATCTGGCGGGCCGACTGCCGTCATCAACGACACGCTTGCGGGCGTCATCCGCGCGAACCAACTCAATCCTCTCTACGACAAGGTGTACGGCGGTCTGCACGGCATCGAGGGCACGCTTGCCGGCAAGCTCTACGACCTGACGAGCCTTCCGTACTGGGAGCTGCAGCTGCTGCGCCAGTCCCCGTCTTCGGCGCTGGGCACCTGCCGCTACAAGATGAAGCGTGGCGACGATGCCGACTACCATCGCTTGATCGACGTCATGGACGCCCACGACATCGACACCATGTTCTACATCGGCGGCAACGATTCCATGGACACCGTGGACGCGCTTTCCTCCTGGGCGGCCGAAAACGCGCCGGGCAAGCGCTTCATCGGCATCCCGAAGACCGTCGACAACGACCTGATGCTTGTGGACCACTGCCCCGGCTTCCCGTCGGCGGCCAAGCTGGCGAACCAGATCACCCACGCCACGCGCCTGGACTACGACGCCTACACGCGCCCCGAGGTCTTCGTGCTGGAAACCATGGGCCGCGACGCTGGCTGGCTGGCGGCAAGCTGTTGCCTCACCGGCGACGTCGACTTGCTCGTGCTGCCTGAAACGGTGTTCGACAAGGACAAGTTCTTGGCCGAGGTGCAGAAGAAGATGGATGAGACGGGCGCGTGCTACATTGTGGTGTCCGAAGGCATCCGCGACGCCGAGGGCAACTACGTGTCCGCCGGCGCCGCCTCCCACGACGGCTTCTCGCACGCCGTGCTGGGCGGGGCGGCCATGGCCGTCAAGACGCTTATCGTGGAGTCGGGCATCGTGCCGCGCGGCGTGGTGCAGGACCTGTCGCGCGCGGCTCGCTCGTCGAACTTCGCCCAGTCGCTCGTCGACTGCACCGAAGCTTACGAGCTGGGCCTCAGCGCGCACATGCACAGCGCCGACCCGAACTTCAACGGCATGGTCGTGGGCGTCAAGCGTGCGCCGAACGCCGAATACGACAAGTACGACGCCGTTTACTTCACGGTGCCGGCGAAGGATTTGGCGAACTACGTGAGGACGTTCCCCCAGGAATGGATTCTGCCGGACTACCAGGGCATCACCGAAGAGGCGAAAGACTACTTCCGCCCGCTCGTGCAGGGCGAGCCGCTGCTGTCGTACGACAAGAACGGCGTGCCGGAGACCATCCGCCCCTTCAACCTGCGCTAA
- a CDS encoding potassium channel family protein, which yields MNNVIVVGCGRVGSRLANMLSDNGNNVCVIDRKVEAFANLGRNFNGSTVQGVGFDEETLVKAGIEDCDVLAAVTQFDNANLMVAEVGSRLFDVPHVIARLYNPDHERAYMQLGLDYVCGTSLVAEDIFSKVVSGHGAHLDTFGDFEVLRFSLSLSCLDRHSIRVADLEREHDVRIIAFERGDGSASSIPSRDSILYNGDLVLACVRHELIPAFSKYIQD from the coding sequence ATGAACAACGTCATCGTCGTCGGTTGTGGGCGCGTGGGATCGCGCCTGGCCAACATGCTCTCCGACAACGGCAACAACGTGTGCGTCATCGACCGCAAGGTCGAAGCGTTCGCAAACCTCGGGCGCAACTTCAACGGCTCGACCGTCCAGGGCGTGGGCTTTGACGAGGAAACGCTTGTCAAGGCCGGCATCGAAGACTGCGACGTGCTGGCGGCCGTCACGCAGTTCGACAACGCGAACCTTATGGTGGCGGAAGTGGGAAGCCGGCTGTTCGACGTCCCGCACGTCATCGCTCGCCTGTACAACCCCGACCACGAACGCGCCTACATGCAGCTGGGCCTGGACTACGTGTGTGGCACGTCGCTGGTGGCCGAAGACATCTTCAGCAAGGTCGTCTCGGGCCACGGCGCCCATTTGGACACGTTCGGCGACTTCGAGGTGTTGCGCTTCTCTCTCAGCCTGTCCTGCTTGGACAGGCACAGCATTCGTGTGGCCGACCTGGAGCGCGAGCATGACGTGCGCATCATCGCGTTCGAGCGCGGCGATGGGTCGGCCAGCTCCATTCCCTCGCGCGATTCCATTCTCTACAACGGGGATCTGGTGCTCGCCTGCGTGCGCCACGAGCTGATCCCGGCGTTTTCGAAATACATCCAGGACTAG
- a CDS encoding PH domain-containing protein has protein sequence MKELPVSALDPKIKTVWRINDALWLTVSFVACAAFAVMIAVVGEAPEGWLMLWAFVALYVAGMVLCLVVLPPIRYARWRYDLSAEYLDIARGIVWRKRFIVPFIRVQNTDTRQGPILRLFGLASVTVATAAGEHEIPGLDAATAESVRDRAAEFARLAREDV, from the coding sequence ATGAAAGAACTGCCTGTTTCGGCGCTTGATCCGAAAATCAAAACCGTGTGGCGCATCAACGACGCGTTGTGGCTGACCGTGTCGTTCGTCGCGTGCGCCGCCTTTGCCGTAATGATCGCCGTTGTGGGGGAGGCGCCGGAAGGGTGGCTTATGCTATGGGCGTTCGTGGCGCTCTACGTTGCGGGCATGGTGTTGTGCCTGGTCGTGTTGCCGCCCATTCGCTACGCTCGGTGGCGCTACGATCTGTCGGCGGAATACCTGGACATTGCGCGGGGCATCGTGTGGCGCAAGCGCTTCATCGTGCCGTTCATCCGCGTGCAGAACACCGACACGCGCCAGGGCCCTATCCTGCGCCTGTTCGGCCTGGCCAGCGTGACGGTCGCCACAGCTGCCGGCGAACACGAGATACCGGGGCTTGATGCGGCCACCGCCGAATCGGTGCGAGATCGGGCGGCCGAGTTCGCTCGTCTTGCCCGCGAGGACGTATGA
- the purB gene encoding adenylosuccinate lyase produces MIDRYTRPEMGAIWELQNKFDIWREIEVLACEAQAELGQAGITKEEAQWIRDHAACDAERISEIEAVTNHDVIAFTTNMAENIDADVPEGEPKPSRWVHYGMTSSDLGDTALSYQVTQACDIIIADIKRLGETCKRRAFEFKDTLCVGRTHGIHAEPMTFGMKFGSWAWMLKRCLVRMQQARDVAATGAISGAVGTYSSIDPYVEQYVCEKLGLTPDPLSTQVLARDRHAQVMCALAVTASTLETVALQVRLLQQSDVIEAEEPFTKGQKGSSAMPHKRNPITAERVCGLARTVKGNAQVALDNVALWFERDISHSGAERVALADSFIALDYMFGKMQWMLDGLQTYPAKMEHNLWRTRGLIFSSKVLLALVDSGMTREDAYVVVQRNAMKVWEDIQNATDGPTYRQRLEADEEAAAALSAEKLDEIFDPWDFLTRKDVVFERLESLAF; encoded by the coding sequence GTGATCGACCGTTACACGCGTCCGGAAATGGGCGCCATTTGGGAGCTGCAGAACAAGTTCGACATCTGGCGCGAAATCGAAGTGCTGGCGTGCGAGGCGCAGGCCGAATTGGGCCAGGCCGGCATCACGAAGGAAGAGGCGCAGTGGATTCGCGACCACGCCGCCTGCGACGCCGAGCGCATCAGCGAGATCGAAGCCGTGACGAACCACGACGTCATCGCGTTCACGACGAACATGGCCGAAAACATCGACGCCGACGTGCCCGAGGGCGAACCGAAGCCCTCGCGCTGGGTCCACTACGGCATGACCTCGTCCGATTTGGGCGACACGGCTCTGTCCTACCAGGTCACGCAAGCGTGCGACATCATCATCGCCGACATCAAGCGCTTGGGCGAGACGTGCAAGCGCCGCGCGTTCGAGTTCAAAGACACGCTGTGCGTCGGGCGCACGCACGGCATCCATGCCGAGCCCATGACGTTCGGCATGAAGTTCGGCAGCTGGGCCTGGATGCTCAAGCGCTGCCTTGTGCGCATGCAACAGGCCCGCGACGTGGCGGCGACGGGCGCCATTTCGGGCGCGGTGGGCACCTATTCGTCCATCGACCCGTACGTGGAGCAGTACGTGTGCGAAAAGCTCGGCCTCACCCCCGATCCGCTGTCCACCCAGGTGCTTGCGCGCGACCGTCACGCCCAGGTCATGTGCGCGCTGGCGGTGACGGCGTCCACGCTGGAGACCGTCGCTTTGCAGGTGCGCCTGCTGCAGCAGTCCGACGTCATCGAAGCCGAAGAGCCGTTCACGAAGGGGCAGAAGGGCTCAAGCGCCATGCCGCACAAGCGCAACCCCATCACGGCCGAGCGCGTGTGCGGGCTGGCGCGCACGGTGAAGGGCAACGCCCAGGTGGCGCTTGACAACGTGGCGCTGTGGTTCGAGCGCGACATCTCGCATTCCGGCGCCGAGCGCGTGGCGCTGGCCGACAGCTTCATCGCGCTGGACTACATGTTCGGCAAGATGCAGTGGATGCTTGACGGCCTGCAGACCTACCCGGCCAAGATGGAGCACAACCTGTGGCGCACGCGCGGGCTCATCTTCTCGTCCAAGGTGCTGCTTGCGCTTGTCGACAGCGGCATGACCAGGGAAGATGCCTACGTGGTGGTGCAGCGCAACGCCATGAAGGTGTGGGAGGACATCCAAAACGCGACGGACGGCCCCACGTATCGCCAGCGCCTTGAGGCCGACGAAGAAGCCGCCGCGGCCCTGAGCGCCGAGAAGCTCGACGAGATCTTCGACCCGTGGGACTTCCTCACGCGCAAAGACGTCGTGTTCGAGCGCCTGGAGAGCCTGGCGTTTTAA
- a CDS encoding type II toxin-antitoxin system HipA family toxin has product MLPVLEVFDCSSGEDVRVGTARFALRHGKVSTTFLYDATYLSAFPGVFALDPELPLMTGTLHCSGLPGAFRDSSPDRWGRRLIERERRSTSEAGLPLRQLDEVDYLAGVFDRTREGSLRFREPGGDFLSASPSIPPLVQLPVLLRAARMAAADKAGHEQVKELLDAGSGSLGGARPKASVCDGERLLLAKFSHAGDEWDVMGWEKTALDLARAAGIETPGARLVRVGNEAALLLERFDRECSRMGGKRIAYLSGMTVLGSFDGESRDYAELAEAIAGLSKEASSELHDFFRRVTFSVALGNTDDHLRNWGFLRLRGSWTLSPLFDVNPNPYEGMCRATAILGETGEGEVAALKDLAAYAGLDDADASAVVAEVLGAVARWRTVARKNGCREREFSLFEPGFKRREKALKRTFGL; this is encoded by the coding sequence ATGCTTCCTGTTCTCGAAGTGTTCGACTGCTCGTCCGGCGAGGACGTTCGCGTGGGAACCGCCCGGTTTGCGCTCAGGCACGGCAAGGTTTCAACGACGTTTCTGTACGACGCGACGTATCTCTCCGCTTTTCCCGGCGTCTTTGCCCTCGATCCGGAATTGCCGCTGATGACGGGAACGCTGCATTGTTCGGGGCTTCCAGGGGCGTTTCGCGATTCGTCGCCTGATCGCTGGGGGCGTCGCCTCATCGAGCGCGAGCGCAGGTCGACGAGCGAAGCGGGCCTGCCCTTGCGTCAGCTTGACGAGGTCGATTACCTTGCGGGGGTGTTTGACCGGACGCGGGAGGGATCGCTGCGCTTTCGCGAGCCTGGCGGCGACTTTCTTTCGGCGTCGCCGTCCATTCCGCCTCTTGTGCAGCTTCCGGTTCTTCTGCGTGCGGCACGCATGGCGGCTGCCGACAAAGCAGGTCATGAACAGGTGAAAGAACTGCTCGACGCGGGCTCGGGATCGTTGGGCGGCGCTCGTCCGAAAGCGTCGGTGTGCGACGGAGAGCGTCTTTTGCTGGCGAAATTCTCCCATGCGGGCGACGAGTGGGACGTCATGGGGTGGGAGAAAACCGCTCTTGACCTGGCGCGGGCGGCGGGCATTGAGACGCCTGGCGCTCGGCTCGTGCGCGTAGGGAACGAAGCTGCGCTTCTGTTGGAGCGGTTCGATCGGGAGTGCTCGCGCATGGGCGGCAAGCGCATCGCGTACCTGAGCGGCATGACGGTGCTCGGCTCGTTCGACGGCGAGTCGAGGGACTATGCCGAGCTCGCCGAGGCCATAGCCGGGCTTTCGAAGGAGGCATCGTCCGAGCTGCACGACTTCTTTCGGCGCGTGACCTTCTCGGTTGCCCTTGGCAATACCGACGATCATCTGCGTAATTGGGGCTTTTTGCGTCTGAGGGGATCATGGACCCTCTCGCCGTTGTTCGACGTGAATCCAAATCCCTATGAGGGCATGTGTCGCGCGACTGCGATTTTAGGGGAGACGGGCGAGGGGGAGGTGGCTGCGTTGAAGGACCTTGCGGCTTATGCGGGCCTGGACGACGCAGACGCTTCTGCGGTCGTTGCCGAAGTTCTTGGAGCGGTTGCGCGCTGGCGGACCGTCGCTCGAAAAAACGGTTGTCGCGAGCGGGAGTTTTCGCTGTTCGAGCCAGGCTTCAAACGTCGGGAAAAGGCGCTGAAAAGAACTTTCGGGCTTTAG
- a CDS encoding hemolysin family protein, producing the protein MDIGISIFVTLLLIVANGFFSMSEMALVNVRLRLLRHEAEEGDVRAQRAYDLASDCGQMLATIQVAITLVGFFASAAAATNLSAPFAAWLSSFGVSWLAVAAPMLAPILITLVVSYLSIVIGELVPKRIALANTEAVSKQVAGPLHVFKVAATPLVALTSASANGLAALLGIRPADDRQNVSEEEIKVLVTDNEELLDDEKRMIHEILDLSDMRVREIMQPRVDMILVEDVETVQHAIDRMRGTGYSRLPVYHEDIDDILGIVHYKDLMGPVMDGKGDEPVAGYLHHALFVPDLKNAYPLLAEMQTNHQQMAIAVDEYGGTAGLVTVEDIVEEIVGEIVDETDRENNLVVSLGEGRWNVDGRLPVEDAELLGWPVDSTVDYETMAGWLMDSLDAVPKVGDKFAIDGYDFKILNMRRHRVQRIRVTKRPEEDAEPADSLT; encoded by the coding sequence ATGGACATAGGCATAAGCATTTTCGTCACCCTGTTGCTCATCGTGGCCAACGGGTTTTTCTCCATGTCGGAAATGGCGCTGGTCAACGTTCGGCTGCGCTTGTTGCGCCACGAAGCCGAGGAGGGCGATGTACGGGCACAGCGCGCCTATGACCTTGCGAGCGACTGCGGGCAGATGCTCGCCACCATCCAGGTCGCCATCACGCTCGTGGGTTTTTTCGCCTCTGCTGCCGCGGCCACGAACCTTTCGGCCCCCTTCGCGGCGTGGCTGTCGTCGTTCGGCGTTTCGTGGCTGGCCGTTGCGGCTCCGATGCTCGCGCCGATCCTCATCACGCTTGTCGTGTCGTATTTGAGCATCGTCATCGGCGAGCTCGTTCCCAAGCGCATCGCGCTTGCCAACACCGAAGCGGTCAGCAAGCAGGTGGCGGGCCCCTTGCACGTCTTCAAGGTCGCGGCGACGCCGCTCGTGGCGCTGACCTCAGCTTCTGCGAACGGCCTGGCGGCGCTTTTGGGCATCAGGCCGGCCGACGACCGTCAAAACGTCTCGGAAGAAGAGATCAAGGTGCTCGTGACCGACAACGAGGAGCTGCTTGACGACGAGAAGCGCATGATCCACGAAATCCTCGACCTGTCCGACATGCGCGTGCGCGAAATCATGCAGCCGCGCGTCGACATGATTTTGGTGGAAGACGTCGAAACGGTGCAGCACGCCATCGACCGCATGCGCGGCACGGGCTATTCGCGCTTGCCAGTCTACCACGAGGACATCGACGACATTTTGGGCATCGTGCATTACAAAGACCTCATGGGGCCGGTCATGGACGGCAAGGGCGACGAGCCGGTGGCGGGGTATTTGCATCATGCACTGTTCGTGCCCGACCTGAAGAACGCCTATCCGCTGTTGGCCGAAATGCAGACGAACCACCAGCAGATGGCCATCGCCGTGGACGAGTACGGCGGCACGGCGGGGCTTGTGACCGTCGAGGACATCGTCGAAGAGATCGTCGGCGAGATCGTGGACGAGACCGATCGCGAGAACAACCTCGTCGTGAGCTTGGGCGAGGGCCGCTGGAACGTCGACGGCCGGCTGCCGGTGGAAGACGCCGAGCTGCTTGGCTGGCCGGTGGATTCCACGGTGGACTACGAGACGATGGCCGGCTGGCTCATGGACTCGCTCGACGCCGTGCCGAAGGTGGGCGACAAGTTCGCCATCGACGGCTACGACTTCAAGATCCTCAACATGCGCCGCCATCGCGTTCAGCGCATCAGAGTGACGAAACGCCCCGAAGAAGACGCCGAGCCGGCTGATTCGCTTACGTAA
- a CDS encoding PH domain-containing protein yields the protein MDAPLRPQEGAVSAGPDSLQQPAPSSQPTVPGSPSGVVPASAPAVPAVSPPPASDASAPAVPAALERHRVHHSYIWLGGIKSAVTVLIALLVSFGSSIISVVAGQGASEMADLAAAVGMGAVVAAVVGGACLLGAIVVGIATLCQWWAYRHLYFTLDGEEFTLYSGIFNKKQAHVPYARIQSLDQKATLLQRVFGVCDVSIDTAGGASNKAVVVPCVTKSQAEWLRRELFARKSAAEQESGRASSPAPAAPVVGGQPAASAVPGNILDAPASLWDDARGAFAGARVDTGRVSYEYGLTNGELLLTGFSNNTGFVLVLLGVIGALASMVSSLFDVFQPDDALVKGAGRLLENALSNGGVAAVGVVTFLGACLVLWLLSAIGTCVSYGGFKARRRDSRIEVEYGLLQHQLQGVDIDRVQSVVIRQSFVRRLLGFCEVSLGKIDSLGDQADASQKNKGLADHGVIIHPFVRTSRVPDILAGMVPEFADVPTDLCPVAPVALRRALIRRCLLQGGGLWCLLAGVALFIATSVWQPALAASPDVESALVLAVLTFSTNVLLVAGVVLLVVDAVGAVLWARESSFGYNRSFFQVSNGGLSRETVTVPRKKIQFGFTKTNPFQRRARTATINAATAAGLGTKLVLIDAAEQDAEAWLRWLEPRVPNDAAKPAPLVQEPAPIASPAPAAAPASFGPAAPASHSDSTRPHQEDRL from the coding sequence ATGGACGCGCCGTTGCGCCCGCAGGAAGGCGCGGTTTCGGCCGGGCCGGATTCCTTGCAGCAGCCGGCGCCCTCGTCGCAGCCTACGGTGCCGGGCTCGCCTTCCGGCGTCGTGCCCGCTTCGGCACCTGCCGTTCCCGCCGTTTCGCCCCCGCCGGCTTCAGACGCTTCGGCTCCTGCCGTTCCCGCCGCCCTTGAGCGGCACCGGGTCCATCACAGCTACATTTGGCTTGGCGGCATCAAGTCGGCGGTCACGGTGCTGATCGCTCTGCTCGTGTCGTTCGGGTCGTCGATCATCAGCGTCGTTGCCGGCCAGGGCGCTTCCGAGATGGCCGATCTGGCGGCGGCCGTGGGCATGGGGGCCGTCGTCGCGGCGGTCGTGGGCGGCGCGTGTCTGCTTGGGGCGATCGTCGTCGGCATCGCGACGCTTTGCCAGTGGTGGGCTTACCGGCATCTGTACTTTACGCTCGACGGGGAAGAATTCACCCTGTATTCAGGCATTTTCAACAAGAAGCAGGCGCATGTTCCCTACGCGCGCATCCAGTCGCTCGACCAGAAGGCCACGCTTTTGCAGCGCGTGTTCGGGGTGTGCGACGTGTCCATCGACACGGCGGGCGGCGCGTCGAACAAGGCCGTCGTGGTGCCGTGCGTGACGAAAAGCCAGGCGGAATGGCTGCGGCGCGAGCTGTTCGCCCGCAAAAGCGCGGCAGAGCAGGAGAGCGGCCGTGCGTCGTCCCCGGCGCCTGCCGCGCCCGTCGTCGGCGGCCAGCCGGCTGCTTCTGCGGTCCCTGGCAACATCCTTGATGCGCCGGCGAGTTTGTGGGACGATGCCCGCGGCGCGTTCGCGGGCGCTCGCGTGGACACCGGCCGGGTGTCGTACGAATACGGCCTGACCAACGGCGAGCTGTTGCTGACCGGCTTTTCCAACAACACCGGGTTCGTCCTGGTCTTGCTCGGCGTCATCGGAGCGCTTGCTTCGATGGTCTCAAGCCTGTTCGACGTGTTTCAGCCCGACGATGCGCTCGTGAAAGGCGCGGGGCGCCTGCTTGAGAACGCGCTTTCCAACGGCGGCGTTGCAGCTGTCGGCGTGGTCACGTTCCTCGGGGCCTGCCTGGTTTTGTGGCTGCTGTCGGCCATCGGCACGTGCGTGTCCTACGGCGGCTTCAAGGCGCGGCGCCGCGATTCGCGCATCGAGGTGGAATACGGCCTGCTCCAGCACCAGCTGCAGGGCGTCGACATCGACCGCGTGCAAAGCGTCGTCATCCGTCAGTCGTTCGTGCGGCGTCTGCTGGGCTTTTGCGAAGTGTCCCTCGGCAAGATCGACTCGCTTGGCGACCAGGCGGACGCCTCGCAGAAGAACAAGGGCCTGGCCGACCATGGCGTGATCATCCATCCGTTCGTGCGCACAAGCCGCGTTCCGGACATCCTTGCCGGCATGGTGCCCGAGTTCGCCGACGTGCCGACCGACCTTTGTCCGGTGGCTCCCGTGGCGCTGCGGCGGGCGCTCATCAGACGCTGTCTGCTGCAAGGCGGCGGGCTGTGGTGCCTGCTTGCCGGTGTGGCCCTTTTCATTGCGACGAGCGTGTGGCAGCCGGCCCTGGCTGCCAGCCCCGATGTGGAAAGCGCCCTCGTGCTGGCGGTGCTCACGTTCTCGACGAACGTGCTTCTGGTGGCCGGCGTCGTGCTGCTCGTCGTCGACGCCGTGGGGGCGGTGCTGTGGGCCCGCGAGTCCAGCTTTGGCTACAACCGATCGTTTTTCCAGGTGAGCAACGGAGGCTTGTCGCGGGAGACCGTCACCGTGCCGCGCAAGAAGATCCAGTTCGGCTTCACCAAGACCAATCCCTTCCAACGCCGGGCGCGCACGGCCACCATCAACGCCGCGACGGCGGCGGGCTTGGGAACGAAGCTCGTTTTGATAGACGCGGCCGAGCAAGACGCGGAAGCGTGGTTGCGTTGGCTTGAGCCGCGCGTGCCGAACGATGCGGCGAAGCCGGCGCCTCTCGTCCAAGAACCGGCGCCCATTGCGTCGCCCGCGCCCGCTGCGGCGCCTGCGTCCTTCGGGCCTGCCGCGCCGGCGTCTCATTCCGATTCCACGCGACCGCACCAGGAGGACCGCCTATGA